A window from Mytilus edulis unplaced genomic scaffold, xbMytEdul2.2 SCAFFOLD_198, whole genome shotgun sequence encodes these proteins:
- the LOC139505193 gene encoding mediator of RNA polymerase II transcription subunit 28-like isoform X2, with protein MNPENLKPNFHLIDELEASFQNCTAAVTSQEHFNTQDTDELKPGAEQTFQKFLDLCRQTEAFFLNKRLVLSKQKPEQVIKDETEDLRAELERKDALIKRNQEKLQQWQTLLNNIQRGPGGNLPGSHGAQNHQPHQSQQMHPPHGYNVQGGTQMAPMGGSQMYHPHHNQGPPQTVGMMMPPQGPGPGHQPPPAYSSQVPSALASLETMSSLGMQERR; from the exons ATGAACCCAGAAAATTTGAAACccaattttcatttaattgatGAGCTTGAGGCTTCTTTTCAG AATTGCACAGCAGCTGTAACCAGTCAGGAACACTTTAACACCCAAGACACAGACGAGTTGAAACCAG gAGCAGAGCAAACTTTCCAAAAGTTCCTAGATTTATGTAGACAAACAGAGGCATTCTTCCTCAACAAAAGGCTGGTGTTGTCAAAGCAGAAACCTGAACAAGTCATTAAAGAT GAAACTGAGGATCTGAGAGCAGAACTTGAGAGGAAAGATGCTTTAATCAAACGCAATCAAGAAAAATTACAACAATGGCAGACATTATTAAATAATATTCAGAGGGGACCAGGTGGGAACTTGCCTGGGTCACATGGAGCTCAGAACCACCAACCCCATCAGTCACAACAGATGCATCCACCTCATGGTTATAATGTTCAAGGAGGGACACAGATGGCACCAATGGGAGGAAGTCAAATGTATCATCCCCACCATAATCAAGGTCCCCCTCAGACTGTAGGGATGATGATGCCACCTCAGGGGCCTGGTCCTGGACATCAGCCACCACCAGCATACTCATCACAAGTGCCATCAGCATTGGCCAGTCTGGAGACAATGTCCAGTTTGGGGATGCAGGAACGAAGATAG
- the LOC139505191 gene encoding transmembrane protein 127-like: MPRSNNGRDSSSRRSRSSRSRSRSRHRDRRHHSHRRERGRHKPKERNLGAAFCSMITIVIMSTSLAEPNWVSLQGGGCVVNGVGLNHLGAFQFFYPGKFLEQFIQGPNNEKVDIVYKFGPNDLDRMENCVTNKAVILMKTIIAFTFIAMCCTLIAFLLDLIGPQHRALKILRRNAIFNIVSVILCVIINLFCYWLTVEVSGLQRLTKVHVGSKVEVTFDISFYLITAAGAMGVIATAMNCLKRFPTHDHMTEALLEDYDGLEGAFPVSPPEAQSSPMSNIPPPPAYTP; the protein is encoded by the exons ATGCCCAGGTCAAACAATGGACGTGATAGTAGTTCTAGACGCAGCCGTTCGTCCAGAAGTAGATCAAGAAGTCGACATCGTGACAGACGTCACCACTCACACAGACGAGAAAGGGGGAGACATAAACCAAAAGAGAGAAATTTAGGAGCAGCGTTTTGTAGCATGATAACAATTGTTATTATGTCAACGTCTTTAGCGGAACCAAACTGGGTATCTTTACAAGGCGGTGGATGTGTTGTAAATGGTGTTGGACTTAATCATTTGGGGGCATTCCAATTTTTCTATCCAGGAAAGTTTTTGGAACAGTTTATTCAGGGACCGAACAACGAAAAAGTTGACATTGTTTACAAGTTTGGACCAAATGATTTAGATA gAATGGAAAACTGTGTTACAAATAAAGCTGTGATACTAATGAAGACAATCATTGCATTTACATTTATAGCCATGTGCTGTACACTTATAGCTTTCTTATTAGATCTGATTGGACCACAGCACAGAGCTTTAAAAATATTGAGGAGAAATGCAATATTTAATATTGTGTCTG ttatcTTGTGTGTGATTATCAATTTGTTTTGTTACTGGTTAACCGTGGAAGTTTCTGGATTACAACGACTCACAAAAGTCCATGTTGGAAGTAAAGTAGAAGTGACCTTTGACATTAGTTTCTATCTGATCACTGCTGCAGGTGCCATGGGTGTCATAGCAACAGCCATGAACTGTTTGAAGAGATTTCCAACACATGATCATATGACAGAAGCCTTATTAGAGGATTATGATGGACTTGAAGGGGCGTTTCCCGTCTCTCCCCCTGAGGCACAGAGTTCTCCTATGTCCAACATCCCCCCACCACCAGCATATACACCATGA
- the LOC139505193 gene encoding mediator of RNA polymerase II transcription subunit 28-like isoform X1: protein MSYRFTGKKAQTSCAPTKRERCHKKPISIIVNCTAAVTSQEHFNTQDTDELKPGAEQTFQKFLDLCRQTEAFFLNKRLVLSKQKPEQVIKDETEDLRAELERKDALIKRNQEKLQQWQTLLNNIQRGPGGNLPGSHGAQNHQPHQSQQMHPPHGYNVQGGTQMAPMGGSQMYHPHHNQGPPQTVGMMMPPQGPGPGHQPPPAYSSQVPSALASLETMSSLGMQERR, encoded by the exons atgtcctatcgttttacaggtaaaaaagcgcaaacgtcctgtgcccCTACAAAAAGGGAAAGGTGCCACAAGAAGCCAATATCAATAATTGTT AATTGCACAGCAGCTGTAACCAGTCAGGAACACTTTAACACCCAAGACACAGACGAGTTGAAACCAG gAGCAGAGCAAACTTTCCAAAAGTTCCTAGATTTATGTAGACAAACAGAGGCATTCTTCCTCAACAAAAGGCTGGTGTTGTCAAAGCAGAAACCTGAACAAGTCATTAAAGAT GAAACTGAGGATCTGAGAGCAGAACTTGAGAGGAAAGATGCTTTAATCAAACGCAATCAAGAAAAATTACAACAATGGCAGACATTATTAAATAATATTCAGAGGGGACCAGGTGGGAACTTGCCTGGGTCACATGGAGCTCAGAACCACCAACCCCATCAGTCACAACAGATGCATCCACCTCATGGTTATAATGTTCAAGGAGGGACACAGATGGCACCAATGGGAGGAAGTCAAATGTATCATCCCCACCATAATCAAGGTCCCCCTCAGACTGTAGGGATGATGATGCCACCTCAGGGGCCTGGTCCTGGACATCAGCCACCACCAGCATACTCATCACAAGTGCCATCAGCATTGGCCAGTCTGGAGACAATGTCCAGTTTGGGGATGCAGGAACGAAGATAG